Proteins from a genomic interval of Stenotrophomonas sp. 24(2023):
- a CDS encoding TonB-dependent receptor: MNTRKTLLSAAIVSCLAFSAHAQQAPQTATDLDTVQVTGIRGSMEKSLDTKRESNARVEVVTAEDVGKLPAHNVADTLQRLPGVNISSSSADEGGFDEADRVSLRGTSPSLTQTLINGHTVASADWFVLSQGNNVGRSVSYSLLPSELVSSVEVNKSSQAKLQDGGTTGTVNIITRKPLEFAKQFTAEGSIGAVYSDQAKSTDPQLSALFNYKNDEGNFGVMVQAFSQKRELRREAQEIPGGFFTITSKDPVAQTNPDLVGVKVPGLLGSTLFEQTRKRNGGLISLQFKPNDSLTLGLNGFTSELKANNYNRNFMMFGNSFAKNQAPNPGYVVKDGVLTNATYAGKPGTDYAVYDMIYRESTAKTNYITFDADWQINDNLVSKFQAGSTKGTGETPRQYIAEVTVANGGGASWATHGNGSPIDWNVGGDISPNGVTSFGTWGNQQVTAEDKEKWANLDFTQYFNSAGPLTSIDFGARYADHKREALSPEGATPGNIWAALKGSATGNYPSGFAGDIGGTFPRNLWYYTPGALKNAVTNNSTWLSGNDGPTGRHNYGAEWKVTEKNFAAYVQSNFAGDGWSGNFGLRYVNIKQDIDTYATATGSTVPDVSSLFGAWTRQAFENKHNRVLPSANLKFDLRDDLVLRFAASQTQTLPDFSALGASSWGSDLNKTGGGGNPKLKPVVSTNFDANLEWYFMPRGLLSIGAYSMRLKDYVAFSTEKQMLFSELTNKLEEYDISRPKNADGKVRGIEVAYEQPIGEYFGVNANYTYANGSTSHTWADGTDNLLGTSKNTYNVGAYFENETFGARVSYTRRSSFLIGLSGANPYYQDDFGTLSASLSYKATEWLSVSLDALNLNNPTYKYYQTAAIPTSFYSNGRQYYLNFRFKY, from the coding sequence ATGAACACCCGCAAGACTTTGCTTTCTGCAGCCATCGTCAGCTGCCTTGCCTTCAGCGCGCACGCGCAGCAGGCGCCGCAGACCGCCACGGACCTGGACACCGTGCAGGTCACCGGCATCCGCGGTTCGATGGAAAAATCGCTGGACACCAAGCGCGAATCCAACGCGCGCGTGGAAGTGGTCACCGCCGAAGACGTGGGCAAGCTGCCCGCGCACAACGTGGCCGACACCCTGCAGCGCCTGCCGGGCGTGAACATCAGCTCGTCCAGCGCCGATGAAGGCGGCTTCGACGAAGCCGACCGTGTCAGCCTGCGCGGCACCAGCCCGAGCCTGACCCAGACCCTGATCAACGGCCACACCGTCGCCTCGGCGGACTGGTTCGTGCTCAGCCAGGGCAACAACGTGGGCCGCAGCGTCAGCTATTCGCTGCTGCCGTCGGAACTGGTCAGCTCGGTGGAAGTGAACAAGTCCTCGCAGGCCAAGCTGCAGGATGGCGGCACCACCGGTACGGTCAACATCATCACCCGCAAGCCGCTGGAGTTCGCCAAGCAGTTCACGGCCGAAGGTTCCATTGGCGCGGTGTATTCGGACCAGGCCAAGTCGACCGATCCGCAGCTGTCGGCACTGTTCAACTACAAGAACGACGAAGGCAACTTCGGCGTGATGGTGCAGGCCTTCAGCCAGAAGCGTGAGCTGCGCCGCGAAGCGCAGGAAATCCCGGGCGGCTTCTTCACCATCACCAGCAAGGACCCGGTGGCACAGACCAACCCGGATCTGGTTGGCGTCAAGGTCCCCGGCCTGCTGGGTTCGACCCTGTTTGAACAGACCCGCAAGCGCAACGGCGGCCTGATCTCGCTGCAGTTCAAGCCGAACGACTCGCTGACCCTGGGCCTGAATGGCTTCACCTCGGAGCTGAAGGCCAACAACTACAACCGCAACTTCATGATGTTCGGCAACAGCTTTGCCAAGAACCAGGCGCCGAACCCAGGTTATGTGGTCAAGGATGGCGTGCTGACCAACGCGACCTATGCGGGCAAGCCGGGCACCGATTACGCGGTGTACGACATGATCTACCGCGAGTCGACCGCCAAGACGAACTACATCACCTTCGATGCCGATTGGCAGATCAACGACAACCTGGTCTCCAAGTTCCAGGCCGGCAGCACCAAGGGCACCGGCGAAACCCCGCGCCAGTACATCGCCGAAGTGACCGTGGCCAATGGCGGCGGTGCCAGCTGGGCGACCCATGGCAACGGCTCGCCGATCGACTGGAACGTTGGCGGCGACATCAGCCCCAATGGCGTGACCAGCTTCGGTACCTGGGGCAACCAGCAGGTTACCGCTGAAGACAAGGAAAAGTGGGCCAACCTGGATTTCACCCAGTACTTCAACAGCGCCGGCCCGCTGACCTCGATCGACTTCGGTGCACGCTACGCCGACCACAAGCGTGAAGCGCTGTCGCCGGAAGGCGCCACCCCGGGCAACATCTGGGCGGCACTCAAGGGCAGTGCCACCGGCAACTATCCCAGCGGCTTTGCCGGCGACATCGGTGGCACCTTCCCGCGCAACCTGTGGTACTACACCCCGGGCGCGCTGAAGAATGCGGTCACCAACAACTCCACCTGGCTGTCCGGCAATGACGGCCCGACCGGCCGCCACAACTACGGCGCCGAATGGAAGGTGACCGAGAAGAATTTCGCCGCCTACGTGCAGAGCAACTTCGCCGGTGACGGCTGGAGCGGCAACTTCGGCCTGCGCTACGTCAACATCAAGCAGGACATCGACACCTACGCGACCGCTACCGGCTCGACTGTGCCGGACGTGAGCAGCCTGTTCGGTGCCTGGACGCGTCAGGCCTTCGAGAACAAGCACAACCGTGTCCTGCCCAGCGCCAACCTGAAGTTCGACCTGCGTGACGACCTGGTGCTGCGCTTCGCCGCATCGCAGACCCAGACCCTGCCGGACTTCTCGGCCCTGGGCGCGTCCTCGTGGGGCTCGGACCTGAACAAGACCGGCGGTGGTGGCAATCCGAAGCTGAAGCCGGTGGTGTCGACCAACTTCGACGCCAACCTGGAGTGGTACTTCATGCCGCGCGGCCTGCTGTCCATCGGTGCGTACTCGATGCGCCTGAAGGACTACGTGGCCTTCAGCACCGAGAAGCAGATGCTGTTCAGCGAGCTGACCAACAAGCTCGAGGAATATGACATCTCGCGTCCCAAGAATGCCGACGGCAAGGTGCGCGGCATCGAAGTGGCGTATGAGCAGCCGATCGGCGAGTACTTCGGCGTCAATGCCAACTACACCTACGCCAACGGCAGCACTTCGCATACCTGGGCTGACGGTACCGACAACCTGCTGGGCACCTCGAAGAACACCTACAACGTCGGTGCCTACTTCGAGAACGAGACCTTCGGCGCCCGCGTGAGCTACACCCGCCGCTCGTCGTTCCTGATCGGTCTGTCCGGCGCCAACCCGTACTACCAGGATGATTTCGGCACCCTGTCGGCGTCGCTGAGCTACAAGGCCACCGAGTGGCTGAGCGTGAGCCTGGATGCGCTCAACCTCAACAACCCGACCTACAAGTACTACCAGACCGCGGCCATCCCGACCTCGTTCTACAGCAACGGCCGCCAGTACTACCTGAACTTCCGCTTCAAGTACTGA
- the folK gene encoding 2-amino-4-hydroxy-6-hydroxymethyldihydropteridine diphosphokinase, giving the protein MTTVLLSLGSNIQPRRYLHAAVEALRERFGAIVVSPAYRTAAVGFEGPAFVNNAVALTTDLPLQVLDDWLHALEDAHGRDRSGPRFSDRTLDVDVVFYGDLVVEGPGHLRIPRPELKHAFVLKPLADIAPHFIDPVSGHDLATLWRAHRQHGDAFETVTLAPDAVD; this is encoded by the coding sequence ATGACCACCGTGCTCCTGAGCCTGGGCAGCAACATCCAGCCCCGTCGCTACCTCCATGCGGCGGTGGAAGCCCTGCGCGAGCGCTTCGGCGCCATCGTGGTGTCCCCGGCGTACCGCACCGCTGCGGTTGGCTTCGAGGGGCCTGCGTTCGTGAACAATGCCGTGGCCCTCACCACCGACCTGCCGCTGCAGGTGCTGGACGATTGGCTGCACGCGCTGGAGGACGCCCATGGCCGCGACCGCAGCGGGCCGCGTTTTTCCGACCGGACGCTGGACGTGGATGTGGTGTTCTATGGTGACCTGGTGGTGGAAGGCCCGGGCCACCTGCGCATCCCGCGGCCGGAGCTCAAGCATGCCTTCGTGCTCAAGCCGCTGGCGGACATCGCACCGCACTTCATCGATCCGGTCAGTGGGCACGACCTGGCCACGCTGTGGCGCGCGCACCGGCAGCATGGGGATGCCTTCGAAACGGTGACGCTGGCCCCCGACGCGGTGGATTGA
- a CDS encoding SAM-dependent methyltransferase gives MQSTLPLPEADALAHSDQLADALRAEIRAQGGAIPFSRFMELCLYTPGWGYYSAGASKFGGGGDFTTAPEMGGLFAATVANALAPVFGQLGPQARLLELGGGTGAFAEAVLLRLAELQAVPARYAILEPSADLRQRQRERLQQNLPVELSGIVEWLDRPFDDDWEGVVFANEVIDALPTPRFLVKDGEVYEETVALDAQDGFVRGAQPADILLNGAVRHLERYLEKPFADGYRSEVLPHLPYWLQAVAGGLQRGALLFVDYGYTRAEFYQHDRDDGTVRAFYRHHVHNEVYRWPGLQDITASVDFTAMAEAGLHSGFDLAGYCSQASFLLGNGLDQVLALADERTDEVGRVQLRDQVKKLTLPTEMGERFQVIGLQREVDFEPAFELGDLSWRL, from the coding sequence ATGCAGTCCACCCTGCCCCTGCCCGAAGCCGATGCCCTGGCCCACAGCGACCAGCTTGCCGACGCGCTGCGCGCGGAAATCCGCGCCCAGGGCGGCGCCATCCCGTTCTCGCGTTTCATGGAGCTGTGCCTGTACACCCCCGGCTGGGGCTACTACAGCGCCGGGGCCAGCAAGTTCGGTGGTGGCGGCGATTTCACGACCGCCCCGGAAATGGGGGGGCTGTTCGCGGCTACGGTCGCCAATGCGCTGGCCCCGGTGTTCGGCCAGCTGGGGCCGCAGGCGCGCCTGCTGGAACTGGGCGGCGGTACCGGTGCCTTCGCCGAGGCGGTGCTGCTGCGCCTGGCCGAACTGCAGGCCGTGCCGGCCCGCTACGCCATCCTCGAGCCCAGTGCGGACCTGCGCCAGCGCCAGCGCGAGCGCCTGCAGCAGAACCTGCCGGTGGAACTGAGCGGCATCGTGGAATGGCTGGACCGCCCCTTCGATGACGACTGGGAAGGGGTGGTGTTCGCCAATGAAGTGATCGATGCGCTGCCGACCCCGCGTTTCCTGGTCAAGGACGGCGAGGTCTACGAGGAAACCGTGGCACTGGATGCGCAGGACGGTTTCGTGCGCGGCGCGCAGCCGGCCGACATCCTGCTCAACGGCGCGGTGCGGCACCTGGAGCGCTACCTTGAAAAGCCCTTCGCCGACGGTTACCGCTCCGAAGTGCTGCCGCACCTGCCGTACTGGCTGCAGGCCGTGGCCGGTGGCCTGCAGCGCGGCGCGCTGCTGTTCGTGGATTACGGCTACACCCGTGCCGAGTTCTACCAGCACGACCGCGACGATGGCACCGTGCGCGCGTTCTACCGCCACCATGTCCACAATGAGGTCTATCGCTGGCCCGGCCTGCAGGACATCACCGCCTCGGTGGACTTCACCGCCATGGCCGAGGCAGGCCTGCACAGCGGCTTCGACCTGGCCGGCTACTGCAGCCAGGCCAGTTTCCTGCTCGGCAACGGCCTGGACCAGGTGCTGGCGCTGGCCGATGAGCGCACCGACGAGGTGGGCCGCGTGCAGCTGCGCGACCAGGTGAAGAAGCTGACCCTGCCGACCGAGATGGGCGAACGCTTCCAGGTGATCGGCCTGCAGCGCGAGGTCGATTTCGAGCCGGCCTTCGAACTGGGTGACCTGAGCTGGCGGCTGTGA
- a CDS encoding pteridine reductase: protein MTETAPVVLITGSARRIGAAIARHFHACGWSVVLHAHTSSGELQQLAFDLDNQRPGSVLALQADLADATTLPDLVEQAVAHFGRLDALVNNASNFFPTPLGQITAEAMDALYAVNARAPLLLAQAAAPHLRRQQGSIVNLTDLHGTDPMRDHAAYTMAKAALEMATRALALELAPKVRVNAVAPGAILWPEQGKDDFARQALLQRTPLARTGTVEEIAEAVYWLVAEAHFVTGHTLRVDGGRTVS from the coding sequence ATGACCGAAACCGCCCCGGTAGTGCTGATCACCGGCAGCGCACGCCGCATCGGCGCTGCCATCGCCCGCCACTTCCACGCCTGTGGCTGGTCGGTGGTGCTGCACGCGCACACTTCCAGCGGCGAGCTGCAGCAGCTGGCCTTCGACCTGGACAACCAGCGCCCGGGCAGCGTGCTGGCGCTGCAGGCCGACCTGGCCGACGCCACCACCCTGCCCGACCTGGTCGAGCAGGCCGTGGCGCATTTCGGCCGCCTGGATGCGCTGGTCAACAACGCCTCCAACTTCTTCCCCACCCCGCTGGGGCAGATCACCGCCGAGGCGATGGATGCGCTGTATGCGGTCAACGCCCGCGCCCCGCTGCTGCTGGCGCAGGCCGCCGCACCGCACCTGCGCCGCCAGCAGGGCAGCATCGTCAACCTGACCGACCTGCATGGCACCGACCCCATGCGCGACCATGCCGCCTACACCATGGCCAAGGCCGCGCTGGAAATGGCGACCCGGGCGCTGGCGCTGGAGCTGGCACCGAAGGTGCGGGTGAATGCCGTGGCCCCCGGCGCGATCCTGTGGCCGGAACAGGGCAAGGATGATTTCGCCCGCCAGGCCCTGCTGCAGCGCACGCCGCTGGCACGCACCGGTACCGTCGAGGAGATTGCCGAAGCGGTCTACTGGCTGGTGGCCGAGGCGCACTTCGTCACCGGCCACACCCTGCGCGTGGATGGCGGGCGGACGGTCAGCTGA
- a CDS encoding family 20 glycosylhydrolase, whose translation MTKPTRARLRTFLLLSTLLATVPALPALAADAPASADAPGPQLRAGSLMLIPAPANVQRGNGTGITLGAGTHLLAEGEAAQRVAAQFADLLARSGGPRLAPATGNGAAKGGSIRFEIIPTFRDSGESYTLDSTAQGVVVQAGNEAGLFYGATTLAQLATGGSHGALPAVQIQDAPRFPWRGFMLDSARHFQSLDEIKRVLDAMAAHKLNTFHWHLTDDQGWRMEIKRYPKLTEAGSCRLPAGDGGIDPATGKEHPYCGYYTQEQIREVIAYAARLHIQVIPEIDVPGHATAAIAAYPELGTISTPLKPTSEWGVFPNLFNVEDSTVTFLENVLEEVIQLFPATYVHVGGDEAVKDQWKASKQVQQRMRALGIKDEMAMQSHIIKRLETFLEQHDRRLIGWDEILEGGLPPQATVMSWQGTEGGLAAASTGHDVVMSPVGYLYLDYLQTASPNEPPGRPTQVNLGKLYGFEPVPAELPADKRHHILGLQANMFTEHTRTYARLQHNLFPRLAAVAETGWSPAERRDFRDFLARLPSQLERYRAWGLAYAQTPFEVGVDYRDDRAANTVTVSLANPLGYEVRYRTDGQPVTAQSPLYQQPLSATLPATVQAAAFYQGQMLAAAPTVASFTAQSLLHRPSEELLNCAGKNGLVLRLEDDGPREGARAVFKVDIFTPCWRWPQANLDGITSVSVRAGRIPYYFQLAHDEPKRVFEKARRAHGEMRIRRGDCTGKVLAEVPLPAAPDADGFVTLTAALPKGTAGSGDLCINFTGDTRPAMWVLDEVTLK comes from the coding sequence ATGACGAAGCCCACCCGCGCCAGGTTGCGTACCTTCCTGCTGCTGAGCACCCTGCTGGCCACCGTGCCGGCGCTGCCGGCACTGGCGGCCGATGCACCGGCCAGCGCCGATGCCCCTGGCCCGCAGCTGCGCGCCGGCAGCCTGATGCTCATTCCCGCACCGGCCAACGTGCAGCGCGGCAACGGCACCGGCATCACGCTTGGCGCGGGCACGCACCTGCTGGCCGAGGGCGAGGCCGCGCAACGGGTGGCCGCCCAGTTCGCCGACCTGCTCGCCCGCAGTGGCGGCCCGCGCCTGGCGCCGGCCACCGGCAACGGCGCGGCCAAGGGCGGCAGCATCCGCTTCGAGATCATCCCCACCTTCCGCGACAGCGGCGAGAGCTACACCCTGGACAGCACCGCGCAGGGCGTGGTGGTGCAGGCCGGCAACGAGGCCGGCCTGTTCTACGGTGCCACCACGCTGGCGCAGCTGGCGACCGGCGGCAGCCATGGCGCGCTGCCGGCCGTGCAGATCCAGGATGCACCGCGCTTCCCCTGGCGCGGTTTCATGCTTGATTCGGCCCGCCATTTCCAGAGCCTGGACGAGATCAAGCGCGTGCTCGATGCGATGGCCGCGCACAAGCTCAACACCTTCCACTGGCACCTGACCGATGACCAGGGCTGGCGCATGGAAATCAAGCGCTACCCGAAACTGACCGAGGCCGGCAGCTGCCGCCTGCCGGCGGGCGATGGCGGCATCGATCCGGCCACCGGCAAGGAGCATCCGTACTGCGGCTACTACACGCAGGAACAGATCCGCGAGGTGATCGCCTATGCGGCCAGGCTGCATATCCAGGTCATTCCGGAAATCGATGTACCCGGCCATGCCACCGCCGCCATCGCCGCCTACCCCGAGCTGGGCACGATCAGCACGCCGCTGAAGCCGACCAGCGAATGGGGCGTGTTCCCGAACCTGTTCAACGTCGAAGACAGCACCGTCACCTTCCTGGAAAACGTGCTGGAAGAAGTGATCCAGCTGTTCCCGGCCACGTACGTGCACGTCGGTGGCGACGAAGCCGTCAAGGACCAGTGGAAGGCATCGAAGCAGGTGCAGCAGCGCATGCGCGCGCTCGGCATCAAGGATGAGATGGCCATGCAGAGCCACATCATCAAGCGCCTGGAAACCTTCCTGGAACAACACGACCGGCGCCTGATCGGCTGGGACGAGATCCTCGAAGGTGGTCTGCCGCCGCAGGCCACGGTGATGTCCTGGCAGGGCACCGAAGGCGGGCTGGCAGCCGCCAGCACCGGCCATGACGTGGTGATGTCGCCGGTCGGTTACCTGTACCTGGACTACCTGCAGACCGCCTCGCCGAACGAGCCGCCGGGCCGGCCGACCCAGGTCAACCTCGGCAAGCTGTACGGCTTCGAGCCGGTGCCGGCCGAACTGCCCGCCGACAAGCGCCACCACATCCTGGGCCTGCAGGCCAACATGTTCACCGAGCACACGCGTACCTACGCGCGCCTGCAGCACAACCTGTTCCCGCGGCTGGCCGCCGTGGCCGAAACCGGCTGGAGCCCGGCCGAGCGCCGTGATTTCCGCGATTTCCTCGCCCGCCTGCCCTCGCAGCTGGAGCGCTACCGCGCCTGGGGCCTGGCCTATGCACAGACCCCGTTCGAAGTGGGCGTGGACTACCGCGATGACCGCGCCGCGAACACGGTGACCGTCTCGCTGGCCAACCCGCTGGGCTATGAGGTGCGCTACCGCACCGACGGTCAGCCGGTGACCGCACAGTCGCCGCTGTACCAGCAGCCGCTGTCTGCCACGCTGCCGGCCACCGTGCAGGCAGCCGCGTTCTACCAGGGCCAGATGCTGGCAGCCGCACCGACGGTGGCCAGCTTCACCGCCCAGTCGCTGCTGCATCGCCCCAGCGAAGAACTGCTCAACTGCGCCGGCAAGAACGGGCTGGTGCTGCGGCTGGAAGATGACGGCCCGCGCGAGGGCGCCCGCGCCGTGTTCAAGGTGGATATCTTCACCCCCTGCTGGCGCTGGCCGCAGGCCAACCTGGACGGCATCACCTCGGTGAGCGTGCGTGCCGGCCGCATTCCGTACTACTTCCAGCTGGCCCACGACGAGCCCAAGCGCGTGTTCGAGAAGGCCAGGCGCGCGCACGGTGAGATGCGCATCCGCCGGGGCGACTGCACCGGCAAGGTGCTGGCCGAAGTCCCGCTGCCGGCCGCGCCCGATGCCGACGGCTTCGTCACCTTGACTGCCGCACTGCCCAAGGGCACGGCCGGCAGCGGTGACCTGTGCATCAACTTCACCGGCGACACCCGCCCGGCGATGTGGGTGCTGGATGAAGTGACGTTGAAGTAG
- a CDS encoding VanZ family protein, producing MRAGAIKPLRRPVLWATLWWLAVLVVIVVCLIPPPPIPVPENGDKVEHFLAYFILAGSAVQLYRRGRPLAWVGVGLVLMGIGIEFAQGALTADRVADPMDALANGIGVLAGLAIAATPLRDLLLRWRG from the coding sequence GTGCGCGCGGGGGCCATCAAGCCGCTGCGGCGGCCGGTGCTGTGGGCCACGCTGTGGTGGTTGGCGGTGCTGGTGGTGATCGTTGTCTGCCTGATTCCGCCACCGCCGATTCCCGTGCCGGAAAATGGCGACAAGGTGGAACACTTCCTGGCGTACTTCATCCTGGCCGGGAGCGCGGTGCAGTTGTATCGGCGTGGCCGGCCGCTGGCATGGGTGGGCGTGGGGCTGGTGCTGATGGGTATCGGCATCGAGTTCGCGCAGGGGGCGCTGACCGCCGACCGCGTGGCCGACCCGATGGATGCACTGGCCAACGGCATCGGTGTGCTGGCGGGCCTGGCCATCGCCGCCACCCCGCTGCGCGACCTGCTGCTGCGCTGGCGCGGATGA
- a CDS encoding sugar MFS transporter, with translation MSAVSAASARPNVATSIAIVGVLFFLIGFFTWLNGPLITFVKLAFELDEVGAFLVLMVFYLSYFFLALPASWILRRTGMKKGLSLSLLVMAGGAALFGEFATQRWYPGALGGLFVIGSGLALLQTAINPYISILGPIETAARRIALMGICNKIAGMLAPVLIGTLVLHGIGDLASAVEAADEATKASLLNEFAAKIHTPYLAMAGVLVVLAVAVLFSPLPEIKPSEANATPAGAGASERRSIFQFPHLWLGVLCLFVYVGVEVMAGDAIGTYGHGFDLPLDQTKMFTSLTLFAMLVGYVVGLLLIPRVVSQSRYLTVSAVLGVVFCLGAWATHGYVSVGFVAALGFANAMMWPAIFPLAIRGLGRFTETGSALLVMGIAGGAIIPQLFAVLKQHIDFQLVFVLLMVPCYLYILFYSVVGHRAGLPRDAA, from the coding sequence ATGTCCGCTGTCTCAGCTGCAAGCGCGCGCCCGAACGTGGCCACCTCCATCGCCATCGTCGGCGTGCTGTTCTTCCTGATCGGCTTCTTCACCTGGCTCAACGGCCCTTTGATCACCTTCGTCAAGCTCGCCTTCGAGCTGGATGAGGTCGGCGCCTTCCTGGTGCTGATGGTGTTCTACCTGTCCTACTTCTTCCTGGCCCTGCCTGCCTCGTGGATCCTGCGCCGCACGGGCATGAAGAAGGGCCTGAGCCTGAGCCTGCTGGTGATGGCCGGTGGCGCGGCCCTGTTCGGCGAATTCGCCACCCAGCGCTGGTACCCGGGCGCACTGGGGGGCCTGTTCGTGATCGGCAGCGGCCTGGCCCTGCTGCAGACGGCCATCAACCCTTACATCTCCATCCTTGGCCCGATCGAGACCGCTGCGCGCCGCATCGCGCTGATGGGCATCTGCAACAAGATCGCCGGCATGCTGGCCCCGGTGCTGATCGGCACGCTGGTGCTGCACGGCATCGGTGACCTGGCCAGCGCGGTGGAAGCGGCCGATGAAGCCACCAAGGCCAGCCTGCTCAACGAATTTGCCGCCAAGATCCACACCCCGTACCTGGCCATGGCCGGCGTGCTGGTGGTGCTGGCGGTCGCCGTGCTGTTCTCGCCGCTGCCGGAAATCAAGCCGTCCGAGGCCAATGCCACCCCGGCCGGTGCCGGCGCCAGTGAACGCCGCAGCATCTTCCAGTTCCCGCACCTGTGGCTGGGCGTGCTGTGCCTGTTCGTCTACGTGGGCGTGGAGGTGATGGCCGGCGATGCCATCGGTACCTACGGTCACGGCTTCGACCTGCCGCTGGACCAGACCAAGATGTTCACCTCGCTGACCCTGTTCGCCATGCTGGTCGGCTACGTGGTCGGCCTGCTGCTGATCCCGCGCGTGGTCTCGCAGTCGCGTTACCTGACCGTGTCGGCCGTGCTGGGCGTGGTGTTCTGCCTGGGCGCCTGGGCCACCCATGGCTACGTGTCGGTGGGCTTCGTGGCGGCCCTGGGCTTTGCCAATGCCATGATGTGGCCGGCCATCTTCCCGCTGGCCATCCGCGGCCTGGGGCGCTTCACCGAAACCGGTTCGGCCCTGCTGGTGATGGGCATCGCCGGTGGCGCGATCATTCCGCAGCTGTTCGCCGTGCTCAAGCAGCACATCGATTTCCAGCTGGTGTTCGTGCTGCTGATGGTGCCGTGCTACCTGTACATCCTGTTCTACTCGGTCGTCGGCCATCGCGCCGGCCTGCCGCGCGACGCGGCCTGA
- a CDS encoding glucokinase family protein has product MTASHPAPAHVLSLAAPVFLAADVGGTHVRVARVQASGDDTHPVQLLDYRKYRNADHAGLSAILADFIGTGPRPAHCVVATAGYAREDGTVITANVPWPLSARQIEADLDLERVYIVNDFEAVAHAAAQVDASGVLHLCGPDSAPRGPTLVVGPGTGLGAALWIPTAHGPVVLPTEAGQPTLAATTELEMAIVRHMQRSRAHVSIEHALSGPGLMNLYTAVCALQDQPATLASPDAVTAAAIAGEDALARQALDVFCGLLGSTIGDMALFYGAQGGVYLAGGILTQIRDYLKNSTFISRYLEKGPMREQLERIPVKVVEHGQLGVIGAASWYLGHQDS; this is encoded by the coding sequence GTGACCGCCAGCCACCCCGCCCCGGCCCATGTCCTGTCCCTCGCCGCGCCGGTGTTCCTGGCTGCCGATGTGGGTGGCACCCATGTGCGGGTGGCCCGCGTGCAGGCCAGCGGCGATGACACCCACCCGGTGCAGCTGCTGGATTACCGCAAGTACCGCAATGCCGACCATGCCGGCCTGAGCGCGATCCTGGCCGACTTCATCGGCACCGGCCCGCGCCCGGCGCACTGCGTGGTGGCCACGGCCGGGTACGCCCGCGAGGATGGCACGGTCATCACCGCCAACGTGCCGTGGCCGCTGTCGGCCCGCCAGATCGAAGCCGACCTGGACCTGGAGCGCGTGTACATCGTCAACGACTTCGAAGCGGTGGCCCATGCCGCCGCGCAGGTGGACGCCAGCGGCGTGCTGCACCTGTGCGGGCCGGACAGCGCGCCGCGCGGCCCGACCCTGGTGGTCGGCCCCGGCACCGGTCTGGGCGCCGCGCTGTGGATTCCCACCGCGCACGGCCCGGTGGTGCTGCCCACCGAAGCCGGCCAGCCCACCCTGGCGGCCACCACCGAACTGGAAATGGCCATCGTCCGCCACATGCAGCGCAGCCGCGCGCATGTGTCGATCGAGCATGCCCTGTCCGGCCCCGGCCTGATGAACCTGTATACGGCGGTGTGCGCCCTGCAGGACCAGCCGGCCACGCTGGCCAGCCCGGACGCAGTGACCGCCGCGGCCATCGCCGGCGAGGATGCCCTCGCCCGCCAGGCCCTGGATGTGTTCTGCGGCCTGCTCGGCAGCACCATCGGCGACATGGCCCTGTTCTACGGGGCGCAGGGCGGTGTCTACCTGGCCGGCGGCATCCTCACCCAGATCCGCGATTACCTGAAGAACAGCACCTTCATCAGCCGCTACCTGGAAAAGGGACCGATGCGCGAGCAGCTCGAGCGCATCCCGGTGAAGGTGGTCGAACACGGCCAGCTGGGCGTCATCGGCGCCGCCAGCTGGTACCTGGGCCACCAGGACTCCTGA